In the genome of Eggerthella sp. YY7918, one region contains:
- a CDS encoding molybdopterin-dependent oxidoreductase produces MQIIAQDCSLVEMLLKEMKGGMTPKMIVLDRTSVVESLDREEEAGMFVDKNVSRRSFVKGISATAAGAVIAATGFTAAGCSPQENQGITTSIAVQQEDYDALGEWIPTSCNMCFSSCSILAHVIDGVVVELKGNPDSPIGAGRICGKGAAGLMQLYDPNRITKPLKRTNPNKGLDEDPGWEEVTWDEAYDEVARMIQEAGPTKISGYGGVANHASESYFAASISAFGGQFFMPDICGAGVHNVSHIYASDGNAQPDYKYCKYLLQWGSNAGIATRHGYNISCNVFAEARANGAKLVNIDPHMSSSAEKADMWVPILPGTDAALALSLASVLVHELDIVDTEFLTKRTNGPALVDDSTGRILRHPESNKALFMDVDHVAKPYDEATNPQLEGTFTVEEKTYHTAYTLYKEHLKTYTPEYVEEVTTVPATTIRMLAKEFGEAARIGETIEIDGHTLPYRPVCADTFSGISRHKHSMLSHWAVVALNLIVGSVNSVGGFIGYAAACNGFNDAGQSAYRPGIWEEDGFMESNGCHFAFPQSFYQHIREGIAWDGSRRLDGITPLSEDGHFNYYTQVNPEKYGVEAAELLLVFAANPLKNWGNHDDQIAFLNSYKHIVGIDLYLSDSSYFYDLVLPEASYLERYDMFPHAYNNLLTPGTVEQMPWVMALRQPVVPARDDAPGAVQILANICDRCGVNEMHKMIIGGQWSLADGLPDPDQMLTPEVALDVVAKAWTGGHDLSWFKEHGVYTYNNRSVEEMYVWADEAPGRVPLYWDFMYEAKEKIQAITDERGFEWEFDDYQPLPDWKPCVDFEVTDSDFDLLPVYYTDAINADSWSVNNPWINELNELSDINYFIEMNIQTAADKGLQSGDDIVLSNQDGATVEGKLVVSECVHPQVIASLVGMLGHTSKYLSIGQGRGYAIDHLIPGNDVHRLDYVCTAFDQCVRCKIEKR; encoded by the coding sequence ATGCAGATTATCGCGCAGGATTGCAGTCTTGTGGAGATGCTGCTCAAGGAGATGAAAGGAGGAATGACACCGAAAATGATAGTGCTCGATAGAACGTCCGTTGTTGAAAGTTTAGACAGAGAAGAGGAGGCGGGAATGTTTGTAGATAAAAACGTAAGTCGCCGTTCATTTGTTAAGGGCATATCAGCAACAGCTGCGGGTGCCGTTATCGCAGCGACCGGATTTACTGCTGCAGGATGTTCGCCGCAGGAAAATCAAGGGATAACTACGTCGATCGCCGTACAACAGGAGGATTATGATGCGCTGGGAGAGTGGATTCCAACGTCGTGCAACATGTGTTTTAGCTCCTGTTCGATTTTGGCTCACGTCATCGATGGCGTGGTTGTGGAGTTGAAAGGAAATCCCGACAGTCCCATTGGAGCGGGTCGTATCTGCGGTAAGGGTGCAGCTGGTCTTATGCAGCTATACGATCCAAACCGTATAACAAAACCATTAAAACGTACTAATCCTAATAAGGGTCTCGATGAGGATCCTGGATGGGAAGAGGTCACGTGGGATGAGGCGTATGACGAAGTGGCCCGTATGATTCAAGAGGCAGGCCCGACGAAGATATCGGGCTATGGTGGAGTGGCGAACCATGCGAGTGAAAGTTACTTCGCTGCTTCAATCTCAGCGTTTGGTGGTCAGTTCTTTATGCCTGACATTTGCGGTGCCGGCGTGCATAATGTATCGCACATCTATGCAAGTGATGGGAATGCGCAACCTGATTACAAGTATTGCAAGTACTTGTTGCAGTGGGGGTCAAATGCCGGAATAGCAACACGCCACGGGTACAATATTTCCTGCAACGTATTTGCTGAGGCTCGTGCAAATGGGGCAAAACTAGTAAATATCGATCCGCACATGAGCTCATCGGCGGAGAAGGCGGATATGTGGGTGCCTATTCTTCCTGGAACTGATGCAGCGCTTGCACTTTCGTTGGCGTCGGTGTTGGTACACGAGTTGGATATTGTTGATACCGAGTTTCTGACGAAGCGTACAAATGGTCCTGCTCTTGTTGACGATAGCACAGGTCGCATTTTACGCCATCCTGAAAGCAACAAAGCTTTGTTTATGGATGTCGACCACGTGGCGAAACCTTATGACGAAGCAACTAACCCTCAGCTCGAAGGCACGTTTACGGTAGAGGAGAAAACCTATCACACCGCTTATACATTGTATAAGGAGCATCTAAAAACCTATACACCTGAATATGTTGAAGAAGTCACAACAGTTCCAGCAACTACAATCCGTATGCTCGCCAAGGAGTTTGGTGAGGCGGCACGCATCGGTGAGACAATTGAAATTGATGGACACACGCTTCCTTATCGTCCCGTCTGTGCTGATACCTTTTCAGGCATATCTCGTCATAAGCATTCAATGCTTTCCCATTGGGCAGTAGTTGCGCTTAACCTCATCGTGGGTTCGGTTAATAGCGTAGGTGGATTTATTGGTTATGCGGCGGCTTGTAACGGGTTTAATGATGCTGGACAAAGTGCTTATCGCCCTGGAATTTGGGAAGAGGATGGATTTATGGAATCCAATGGATGCCATTTCGCATTTCCTCAGTCATTCTATCAGCATATTCGTGAAGGTATCGCTTGGGATGGTTCTCGTCGTCTTGATGGAATCACCCCATTATCCGAGGATGGTCACTTTAACTATTACACGCAAGTTAATCCTGAGAAGTATGGTGTGGAAGCGGCAGAGCTGTTGCTTGTGTTTGCGGCCAATCCGCTAAAAAACTGGGGCAATCATGACGATCAGATTGCATTTCTTAACAGCTATAAACACATCGTCGGCATAGATCTCTATTTGAGTGATTCGTCCTATTTTTACGATCTAGTTTTGCCTGAAGCAAGCTATTTGGAGCGTTACGATATGTTTCCGCATGCTTACAACAATTTGCTCACACCTGGAACGGTGGAACAGATGCCCTGGGTAATGGCACTTCGTCAGCCTGTGGTACCCGCTCGTGATGACGCGCCTGGCGCGGTTCAGATCCTAGCAAATATCTGCGATCGATGCGGTGTCAATGAAATGCATAAAATGATTATTGGTGGACAGTGGTCGCTTGCTGATGGTCTGCCCGATCCTGATCAGATGCTTACGCCAGAGGTGGCCCTTGATGTCGTCGCGAAGGCATGGACCGGTGGACACGACCTCTCATGGTTTAAAGAGCATGGAGTATATACATACAATAACCGTAGTGTAGAGGAAATGTATGTGTGGGCCGATGAGGCGCCCGGTCGTGTGCCACTCTATTGGGACTTCATGTATGAAGCGAAAGAGAAGATTCAAGCTATTACCGACGAGCGCGGTTTTGAATGGGAGTTCGATGATTACCAACCCCTTCCAGATTGGAAACCCTGTGTCGATTTTGAAGTGACTGATTCTGACTTTGATTTACTGCCTGTGTACTATACCGATGCCATTAATGCAGATTCATGGTCGGTAAATAATCCTTGGATCAACGAACTCAACGAGTTGAGTGATATCAATTACTTTATTGAAATGAACATACAGACAGCGGCTGACAAGGGTCTACAAAGCGGTGACGATATTGTGCTTTCTAATCAGGATGGTGCAACTGTTGAAGGCAAGCTCGTGGTCTCTGAGTGTGTGCACCCTCAGGTTATTGCGTCACTGGTTGGCATGTTGGGACATACATCGAAATATCTTTCCATTGGCCAAGGAAGAGGCTATGCCATCGACCATCTGATTCCCGGAAATGATGTACATCGTCTTGATTATGTGTGTACGGCCTTTGACCAATGCGTCCGTTGTAAGATTGAAAAACGGTAA
- a CDS encoding LysR family transcriptional regulator has translation MHLNYLADFIDLANTLNFSASAKNLNVSQSTLSRHIQSIERDIGVQLFDRTSGKTTLTAAGKNLYQKAQQIEDSIAEFSYLIKPMSQSQMTTLYVSGQTILPSVNLFFSTMAAQARIQQSSLQFQYRGAHSFSGEIPPQFSLDLLRSGEIDLAIETMGEGSGYFETFDYLSLYEEKLSFVVSPDNPLLHKTHVHPKDLAGYTTTHLEMFPKTKERYGNSDVQRGFDALRVDKVIVSDALEISAYLSQLDPTEIIQFPASLCALFPFGAKGTNSIILNVERSHSINPIYLFFRAGLDPLIIQMITSLALTVRSYFYEEGYSFLVHESEAGLASLCCENNT, from the coding sequence ATGCACTTGAACTACCTGGCTGATTTTATTGATTTAGCGAACACGCTAAATTTCAGCGCCTCGGCAAAAAACCTTAATGTGTCGCAATCTACGCTTAGTCGACATATTCAATCGATTGAAAGAGACATCGGTGTTCAGCTTTTTGACCGCACGAGCGGAAAAACCACCCTAACCGCTGCAGGAAAGAATCTCTACCAAAAAGCCCAACAAATCGAAGATAGCATTGCCGAATTTTCGTATCTCATAAAGCCCATGTCGCAATCCCAGATGACCACACTATACGTCAGCGGGCAAACAATTCTACCCTCTGTCAATTTATTCTTCTCGACTATGGCCGCACAAGCCCGTATCCAACAGTCTTCTTTGCAGTTTCAGTATCGAGGTGCCCATTCTTTCAGTGGAGAGATACCGCCGCAATTTTCTCTTGATTTGCTGCGATCTGGCGAAATAGACTTGGCCATCGAGACCATGGGTGAAGGCTCCGGCTATTTCGAAACATTCGACTACCTGAGTCTATACGAAGAGAAATTGAGCTTTGTGGTATCCCCTGACAACCCTTTGCTTCACAAAACACACGTTCACCCTAAAGATCTTGCTGGTTATACCACAACTCATCTGGAAATGTTCCCCAAAACTAAGGAGCGCTATGGGAACAGCGATGTACAACGAGGTTTCGATGCGCTTCGGGTAGACAAAGTGATTGTTTCCGATGCCCTAGAAATATCCGCCTATCTGTCCCAGCTCGACCCAACTGAGATCATCCAATTTCCTGCAAGCCTGTGCGCATTGTTCCCCTTTGGTGCTAAGGGAACAAATTCAATTATTCTTAATGTAGAACGATCGCATTCGATCAATCCAATCTACCTCTTCTTCCGCGCCGGTTTGGACCCCTTGATCATACAAATGATCACTTCGCTCGCCCTTACTGTGCGCAGTTACTTCTATGAAGAGGGATATTCCTTCCTTGTGCACGAGAGCGAAGCAGGACTTGCATCATTATGTTGCGAAAACAATACCTGA
- the smc gene encoding chromosome segregation protein SMC, whose translation MYLKSLVLKGFKSFADRSVLTLEPGITAVVGPNGSGKSNISDAVLWVLGERNAKHLRGQAMEDVIFAGSSARKPVGIAEVDLVLDNSDGTLPVDFNEVAITRRMYRSGESEYLINGTVARRMDVLDILHDSGLGTGTHSIISQGSLDSILQSKPEDRRALIEEAAGVLKHKQRKAKSERKLAAMDAHLARVRDVAAEVERQLGPLERKAKRARTYQGLAAELAELNLALAVDDLRTLRRGWDEAVARETALEAEIEQRREAITQAEARVEELQEKIRRESVDAGELARRHRSASSAVERFDGATLLLHEKRRAAQSYEAELRVTLEANKAKRAQMESERAQAESQLSEVQRDRSQVDERVARLSSEQSANAERRRTLERELEELEKKKRADERAQEQARRELAETQETLASGLAHVKLIEGHCKELELQLERSQTDAVSLAHVASQAEETLAALVEREGAARDRVREALAQRESARAQLDEARDAVSLLISEIKGIEEVERASAAAGPALSWLLDHAEELETTLEPLAHVVRAPQGSEALVERLLGVDVSALLVEDATSAQAVAAALVSHDAQGEIVLVSRAGASAPELPARVAAAAGLGRVLVDELVYPSEAARAVEALLGDVVVCETLEEAFKAHVCDAQGVRFVTPDGCVIWPNGKVSVGTAAADNEEGVLARARKLEELRTTLGTAEQTRATAEAAASAAEEELRQAQGESLRLSQELAELRGKTDAARADARRAEEKLASVRREFADIERQRSEAEHSVAEARPSVEALEAQLASLKKGIEEGGEALEKMQESVVPLRKEAARLRDELADAKLKAATLAERETYTARVVDARVRELETLATGDAEARETLAKKMVAQKRIEPLLALLEELAASARRWTRDLEGATSAAQDSSTGLHAAVNEARMSARTAHDAFDDANARLSSARVDKGRLEVQVDAAINVIVHDCKTPLEQALELSELEDRGATEDAAFKLRRRIANMGTINPDAAEEYEQIKTRYDYLAAQLADLDGARRALTKIVRVIDARMKDDFIRTYEAVDANFREIFAILFPGGSAQLALSDPDDLENTGVEVTAQPRGKRITKMMLMSGGEKSLTALALLFAVYRIRTTPFYILDEVEAALDDSNLRRLTSYLDSLRDTTQLIMITHQRRTMEMADVLFGVSMQADGVTKVVSQKLENALRHAE comes from the coding sequence ATGTACTTGAAGTCGCTGGTTCTTAAAGGGTTTAAATCGTTTGCCGATCGGAGCGTGCTCACGCTTGAGCCGGGTATTACCGCCGTTGTGGGACCGAACGGATCGGGCAAGTCCAATATTTCCGATGCGGTTTTATGGGTGCTGGGCGAGCGCAACGCGAAGCATTTGCGCGGACAGGCCATGGAGGACGTGATCTTCGCGGGGTCGTCGGCGCGCAAGCCGGTCGGTATCGCCGAGGTTGACCTGGTGTTGGACAATTCGGACGGCACGTTGCCGGTCGACTTCAACGAAGTTGCCATCACGCGGCGCATGTATCGTTCGGGCGAGAGCGAATACCTAATTAACGGCACGGTTGCCCGTCGTATGGACGTGCTCGACATTCTGCACGATTCGGGTTTGGGCACCGGTACGCACTCCATTATCAGTCAGGGCAGCTTGGATTCCATTCTGCAGTCGAAGCCGGAAGATCGCCGTGCACTCATCGAAGAAGCGGCCGGCGTGCTGAAGCACAAGCAGCGCAAGGCGAAAAGCGAGCGTAAGCTCGCTGCGATGGATGCGCATCTTGCAAGGGTGCGCGACGTCGCTGCTGAGGTGGAACGCCAGCTGGGGCCGCTCGAGCGCAAGGCGAAGCGCGCGCGGACATATCAAGGATTGGCAGCTGAACTGGCCGAACTTAACCTTGCGCTGGCGGTTGACGATCTGCGTACGCTGCGACGCGGCTGGGATGAAGCGGTCGCACGCGAAACGGCGCTTGAAGCCGAGATAGAGCAGAGGCGCGAAGCCATCACGCAGGCTGAGGCTCGCGTGGAGGAGTTGCAGGAAAAGATCAGACGCGAAAGCGTGGATGCGGGCGAGTTGGCCCGTCGGCATCGCAGCGCCTCATCGGCTGTTGAGCGCTTCGACGGTGCAACGCTGCTTTTGCATGAAAAGCGCCGCGCGGCACAAAGCTATGAGGCCGAGCTGCGTGTGACGCTTGAGGCGAATAAAGCGAAGCGCGCCCAGATGGAATCCGAGCGCGCGCAGGCGGAAAGCCAACTGAGCGAGGTGCAGCGCGATCGATCCCAGGTAGACGAGAGGGTTGCACGTTTGAGCAGCGAGCAATCCGCCAATGCCGAGCGCCGCCGTACGCTTGAGCGCGAGTTGGAGGAACTTGAGAAGAAAAAGCGTGCCGACGAGCGTGCTCAGGAGCAGGCGCGGCGCGAACTGGCTGAAACGCAGGAGACGCTTGCGAGCGGGCTTGCCCACGTGAAGCTTATCGAAGGCCATTGCAAAGAGCTCGAGCTGCAACTGGAACGTTCTCAAACCGATGCGGTGTCGCTTGCTCACGTGGCCAGCCAGGCCGAAGAGACGTTGGCGGCGCTGGTCGAACGCGAGGGAGCGGCCCGCGATCGCGTTCGCGAGGCGTTGGCGCAGCGGGAGAGCGCGCGTGCCCAGCTTGACGAGGCGCGCGATGCGGTATCGCTTTTGATTTCTGAGATTAAGGGGATCGAAGAGGTTGAGCGCGCCAGCGCGGCAGCGGGTCCGGCTTTGTCATGGCTTCTCGATCACGCAGAAGAACTTGAAACCACGCTTGAGCCGCTCGCACATGTCGTTCGCGCGCCACAGGGCAGCGAAGCGCTGGTAGAGCGTCTGCTGGGCGTCGATGTGTCGGCGTTGCTGGTTGAGGATGCGACGAGCGCGCAAGCGGTTGCTGCGGCTTTGGTTTCGCATGATGCGCAAGGCGAAATCGTTCTTGTATCCCGAGCGGGCGCTTCTGCCCCCGAACTTCCTGCACGCGTTGCCGCTGCAGCGGGGTTGGGCCGGGTGCTTGTGGATGAGCTTGTCTATCCCTCCGAAGCGGCGCGTGCAGTCGAGGCGCTTTTGGGAGATGTGGTGGTGTGCGAGACGTTGGAAGAGGCTTTCAAAGCACACGTGTGCGATGCGCAGGGAGTGCGTTTTGTTACGCCTGATGGATGTGTGATCTGGCCCAATGGCAAGGTGAGCGTGGGAACGGCCGCTGCCGATAACGAAGAGGGCGTACTCGCCCGCGCGCGCAAGCTTGAAGAATTGCGCACTACGTTGGGCACGGCCGAACAGACGCGAGCGACGGCTGAGGCCGCTGCGTCCGCAGCTGAAGAAGAGCTGCGGCAGGCCCAAGGGGAGAGCTTGCGTCTTTCGCAGGAGTTGGCGGAACTGCGGGGCAAAACGGACGCTGCCCGCGCCGATGCACGTCGTGCCGAAGAAAAGCTTGCATCTGTCCGTCGGGAATTTGCCGATATCGAGCGTCAGCGAAGCGAAGCCGAGCACTCGGTGGCCGAGGCGCGTCCTTCTGTGGAGGCGCTTGAGGCGCAGCTGGCATCCCTTAAAAAGGGGATCGAAGAAGGCGGCGAGGCGCTTGAGAAGATGCAGGAAAGCGTGGTGCCGCTGCGAAAAGAGGCTGCACGTCTGCGCGATGAATTGGCTGATGCAAAGCTTAAAGCTGCAACTCTGGCCGAGCGCGAAACCTATACCGCACGCGTGGTGGATGCACGTGTGCGAGAGCTTGAAACCCTTGCGACAGGTGATGCGGAGGCACGCGAGACTCTTGCGAAAAAAATGGTTGCGCAGAAGCGCATCGAGCCTTTGCTTGCGCTGCTTGAAGAGCTTGCAGCCAGCGCACGTCGCTGGACGCGCGATCTTGAAGGGGCGACGAGTGCCGCGCAGGATTCCTCCACCGGTTTGCATGCCGCAGTGAACGAGGCGCGTATGAGCGCCCGTACGGCTCATGATGCGTTTGACGATGCCAATGCGCGGTTGTCGTCTGCACGCGTGGATAAGGGACGTCTTGAGGTGCAGGTTGATGCCGCGATAAACGTTATTGTGCACGACTGCAAAACGCCGCTTGAGCAGGCGCTTGAACTTTCCGAGCTGGAAGATCGCGGAGCCACCGAGGATGCCGCTTTCAAGCTGCGTCGCCGCATTGCGAACATGGGCACCATCAATCCCGATGCTGCCGAAGAATACGAGCAGATCAAGACCCGCTACGACTATCTTGCAGCCCAGCTTGCCGACCTCGATGGCGCACGACGTGCTCTCACGAAGATCGTGCGCGTAATCGACGCGCGCATGAAGGACGACTTTATCCGCACCTATGAAGCGGTGGATGCGAATTTCCGAGAGATATTCGCCATTCTGTTCCCGGGCGGTTCAGCCCAGCTTGCGCTGTCGGACCCCGATGATTTGGAAAACACCGGCGTTGAGGTGACGGCCCAGCCACGCGGCAAACGCATCACGAAGATGATGCTCATGTCCGGCGGTGAGAAGTCGCTCACGGCGCTCGCGCTTTTGTTCGCGGTGTATCGCATTCGCACGACGCCGTTCTACATTCTTGACGAGGTGGAGGCTGCGCTCGACGACTCGAACCTGCGTCGTCTCACATCGTATTTGGATTCGCTGCGCGACACCACGCAGCTCATCATGATCACGCATCAGCGTCGCACCATGGAAATGGCCGACGTGCTGTTCGGCGTATCCATGCAGGCCGACGGTGTGACCAAGGTGGTCAGTCAGAAGCTGGAAAACGCCCTCCGCCACGCGGAATAA
- the rnc gene encoding ribonuclease III yields MSAQDEANVSPSGAHDPEFRKTLSDEQRRKLDRAQEILAYNFADERILLSAITHPSATEGKSVKFSYERLEFLGDSILGAIVATIAFERFHDLDEGGLTRIKVALVSGASLSDVADGLGLADVIVFGSSETGTGRRGLHSALENVYEALTAALYLDSGIDAAVAFVKRTLIPRMSVGMANEPENPKSALQEKLQEDGITPTYKLVETQGPPHDRTFVAQVFAGTKGLARGTGRTKKEAESQAAKSTLASLGKFFGLGMDEEERAEKAEAAKQAKAEKAEAVKQAKAEKAAARAEEKARKKTERELAKQRKQG; encoded by the coding sequence ATGAGCGCGCAAGACGAAGCGAACGTGTCGCCGTCTGGTGCACACGACCCCGAGTTCAGAAAAACGCTGAGCGACGAACAGCGCCGCAAGCTCGATCGGGCGCAGGAAATACTTGCATACAACTTTGCGGACGAGCGCATTTTGCTGTCGGCCATCACGCATCCTTCGGCTACCGAAGGGAAGTCGGTCAAGTTCTCCTACGAGCGGCTTGAGTTTTTGGGAGACAGTATTCTGGGGGCCATCGTGGCCACCATCGCGTTTGAGCGCTTTCACGACCTGGATGAAGGCGGCCTTACACGCATCAAGGTGGCGCTTGTTTCGGGTGCGAGCCTTTCCGATGTAGCCGACGGCCTGGGGCTGGCCGACGTTATTGTGTTCGGGTCGTCCGAAACGGGAACGGGCAGGCGCGGGCTTCATTCGGCGCTTGAAAACGTGTACGAAGCGCTGACGGCGGCGCTCTACCTTGACAGCGGAATCGATGCGGCGGTCGCGTTTGTCAAGCGCACGCTTATTCCGCGCATGTCGGTCGGTATGGCAAACGAGCCCGAAAACCCCAAGAGCGCGCTGCAGGAAAAACTGCAGGAGGATGGCATAACGCCGACGTATAAGCTGGTGGAGACGCAGGGTCCTCCCCATGACCGTACGTTTGTGGCTCAGGTGTTCGCTGGAACCAAGGGACTTGCGCGCGGCACGGGGCGCACCAAGAAGGAAGCCGAAAGCCAGGCAGCCAAAAGCACGCTTGCAAGCTTGGGAAAGTTCTTCGGTCTTGGCATGGACGAAGAAGAACGGGCCGAAAAGGCCGAGGCGGCAAAGCAGGCCAAAGCGGAGAAGGCCGAGGCGGTCAAGCAGGCTAAGGCCGAAAAGGCCGCTGCGCGCGCCGAGGAGAAAGCCCGTAAAAAAACCGAGCGCGAGCTTGCTAAGCAGCGCAAGCAGGGGTAG
- the plsX gene encoding phosphate acyltransferase PlsX encodes MSDQKVTISVDAMGGDNAPDVVLDGVAQALAADDALSVVLCGPAEVVEPFASSHERCEARMTTEVIGMAEHPANAVRSKKDSSIVVGCRLVKEGAAQGFFSAGSTGACLAAGTLVMGRIKGIARPALATVIPSPVRPVVMSDIGANADCKPEYLVQFGQMASVYAEKVVGIEHPRAALLNIGEEDTKGSQFAQEAHRLMAERLENFAGNAEGGDILAATYDVIVTDGFTGNVCLKTIEGTSKTLFKALKGVMMSTPLTKLGALAVKGGLKQLMAQVSPDTYGGAPLLGVKGALLVGHGSSSALAVRNGVLTTARIVREGVSEIIAQAAVPASSAASAEDGGKQ; translated from the coding sequence ATGTCCGATCAAAAAGTCACCATTTCTGTTGATGCCATGGGGGGAGACAACGCCCCCGATGTGGTGCTCGACGGCGTTGCGCAAGCGCTTGCGGCCGATGATGCTCTGAGCGTTGTGCTGTGCGGTCCGGCCGAAGTGGTGGAACCGTTCGCGTCGTCGCATGAGCGTTGTGAAGCGCGGATGACCACCGAGGTCATCGGTATGGCTGAACATCCTGCCAATGCCGTTCGTTCGAAGAAAGATTCGTCCATCGTCGTGGGTTGTCGTCTTGTGAAAGAGGGCGCAGCACAAGGCTTTTTCTCCGCCGGATCGACCGGCGCGTGTTTGGCGGCGGGAACGCTTGTGATGGGACGCATCAAGGGCATCGCGCGTCCGGCGCTTGCGACGGTTATTCCGTCACCCGTTCGTCCCGTCGTTATGAGCGATATCGGAGCCAACGCCGACTGCAAGCCGGAATACCTTGTGCAATTCGGCCAGATGGCTTCGGTCTACGCCGAAAAGGTTGTGGGAATTGAGCATCCGCGTGCGGCGCTTCTCAACATCGGCGAGGAAGATACAAAAGGTTCGCAGTTTGCCCAAGAAGCCCATCGCTTGATGGCCGAACGGCTTGAGAATTTTGCGGGCAATGCTGAGGGCGGCGACATTCTTGCCGCCACCTATGACGTGATCGTGACCGACGGCTTCACGGGCAACGTGTGCCTCAAGACCATTGAGGGCACTTCTAAGACGTTGTTCAAAGCGCTCAAGGGCGTGATGATGTCCACGCCGCTTACCAAGCTGGGCGCCCTTGCGGTCAAGGGCGGTTTGAAGCAGCTTATGGCTCAGGTGAGCCCCGATACCTACGGCGGAGCGCCGCTTCTGGGCGTGAAGGGAGCGCTGCTTGTGGGGCACGGCTCGTCAAGTGCACTCGCGGTGCGCAACGGCGTGCTTACCACGGCGCGCATCGTGCGCGAGGGCGTTTCTGAGATCATCGCGCAAGCTGCGGTGCCGGCTTCTTCTGCCGCATCTGCCGAAGATGGGGGCAAGCAATGA
- the rpmF gene encoding 50S ribosomal protein L32: protein MAVPKRKMGRIRTHNRRSSNDKIAAPSRSVCPQCGEVKLPHRVCPNCGFYKNREVIETE from the coding sequence ATGGCAGTACCTAAGCGTAAGATGGGCCGCATCCGCACCCACAACCGTCGCAGCAGCAACGATAAAATCGCGGCGCCCTCTCGCTCCGTGTGCCCGCAGTGTGGCGAAGTTAAGCTTCCCCATCGCGTGTGCCCGAATTGCGGCTTCTACAAAAACCGCGAAGTCATCGAGACGGAATAG